The following coding sequences lie in one Allochromatium vinosum DSM 180 genomic window:
- the cysM gene encoding cysteine synthase CysM, translated as MSYPTIEDHVGRTPLVRLQRLPGATDNLVLVKLEGNNPAGSVKDRPALNMIRRAEERGTIRPGDTLIEATSGNTGIALAMAAAIKGYRMRLIMPEHMSEERRGVMRAFGAEIVLTPKDGGMEAAIDLALDMEARGEGIRLDQFSNPDNPAAHYEGTGPEIWHDTQGRVTHFVSAMGTTGTIMGTGRYLKEQNPEVQVVGVQPDEGSSIAGIRRWPEAYLPKIYDPAGVDRIIDVSQAVAEQTARDLAAREGLFAGVSSGGAVAAALRLSQEVSGAVIVAIVCDRGDRYLSTGVFPA; from the coding sequence ATGTCGTATCCAACCATCGAAGACCATGTCGGCCGTACCCCCCTGGTTCGACTCCAGCGCCTGCCCGGCGCCACCGACAACCTCGTCCTGGTCAAGCTCGAAGGCAACAATCCGGCCGGCTCGGTCAAGGACCGCCCGGCGCTCAACATGATCCGGCGCGCCGAGGAGCGCGGCACCATCCGCCCCGGCGACACCCTGATCGAGGCCACCAGCGGCAACACCGGCATCGCTCTGGCGATGGCCGCCGCCATCAAGGGCTATCGGATGCGGCTCATCATGCCCGAGCACATGAGCGAAGAACGCAGGGGCGTCATGCGCGCCTTCGGCGCCGAGATCGTCCTCACGCCCAAAGACGGCGGTATGGAGGCCGCCATCGATCTGGCCCTCGACATGGAAGCGCGCGGGGAGGGGATTCGGCTCGACCAGTTCTCCAACCCAGACAACCCGGCGGCACATTACGAGGGTACCGGCCCCGAGATCTGGCACGACACCCAGGGGCGAGTCACCCATTTCGTCAGCGCCATGGGGACTACGGGTACCATCATGGGGACGGGCCGCTATCTCAAGGAACAGAATCCCGAGGTCCAGGTCGTCGGCGTACAGCCGGACGAAGGTTCCAGCATCGCCGGCATCCGGCGCTGGCCGGAAGCCTATCTGCCGAAGATCTACGACCCGGCAGGCGTCGACCGGATCATCGATGTCTCGCAGGCCGTGGCCGAACAGACCGCGCGCGATCTGGCTGCGCGCGAGGGCCTCTTCGCCGGCGTCTCCTCGGGCGGAGCGGTCGCGGCAGCGCTCAGGCTCTCGCAGGAGGTCAGCGGGGCCGTGATCGTGGCCATCGTCTGCGATCGCGGGGATCGTTATCTCTCGACCGGCGTCTTTCCCGCTTGA
- a CDS encoding STAS domain-containing protein: MSVTSRIDREKGVVTISIDGRFDFAQHKDFRNAYQNIAPGSMKFVVDLTRASYLDSSALGMLLLLREHVGSHPGSVRIAGSSEEVRRVLKIANFDKLFQLD, encoded by the coding sequence ATGAGCGTCACATCACGTATCGATCGAGAGAAGGGCGTGGTGACCATCTCCATCGACGGGCGTTTCGATTTTGCGCAGCACAAAGACTTCCGGAATGCGTATCAGAATATCGCCCCTGGATCCATGAAGTTCGTCGTGGATCTCACCCGGGCGTCCTATCTCGATAGTTCGGCCCTGGGGATGCTGCTCCTGCTGCGTGAGCACGTGGGCAGCCATCCCGGCAGCGTGCGCATCGCAGGCAGCAGCGAAGAGGTGCGCCGGGTGCTCAAGATCGCCAATTTCGACAAACTCTTCCAACTCGATTGA
- a CDS encoding protein-glutamate methylesterase/protein-glutamine glutaminase, with translation MIRVLVVDDSALMRQLLTEILESAPDIEVVGSAQDPYVARERIKALDPDVLTLDVEMPRMDGLTFLRNLMRLRPMPVVMVSSLTERGAEVTLHALELGAVDFVRKPDGPIAAGMREYADELIEKIRIAATIRVRPLQVAPAMTTESQPRAIPSFRTTDRVLAIGASTGGTEAIKEVLMRLPPDTPGVVIAQHIPAGFSTAFAERMNRQTGLVVKEAADGDRIMLGHAYIAPGDYHLQLARDGARYVCRLDRSEPVNRHRPSVDVLFRSVAKTAGTNAAAALLTGMGADGAQGLKELYDLGVHTIAQDEATSVVWGMPGEAVKRGGAVEVLPLRDIAAALLKGLTAKRKH, from the coding sequence ATGATACGTGTTCTCGTCGTCGACGACTCGGCCCTGATGCGTCAGCTGCTGACCGAGATCCTGGAGTCCGCCCCCGACATCGAGGTCGTGGGGAGCGCCCAGGATCCCTATGTGGCGCGCGAGCGCATCAAGGCGCTCGATCCCGACGTGCTCACGCTCGATGTCGAGATGCCGCGCATGGACGGGCTGACCTTTCTGCGCAATCTCATGCGGCTGCGCCCGATGCCGGTGGTGATGGTTTCCTCGCTCACCGAGCGCGGGGCCGAGGTGACGCTGCACGCGCTCGAACTGGGTGCAGTGGATTTCGTGCGCAAGCCCGATGGCCCGATCGCCGCCGGGATGCGCGAATATGCCGACGAGCTGATCGAAAAGATCCGGATAGCCGCGACCATCCGGGTCAGGCCCTTGCAGGTGGCGCCGGCGATGACGACCGAATCACAGCCACGCGCCATCCCGTCGTTTCGCACGACCGATCGTGTTCTGGCCATCGGCGCCTCGACCGGCGGCACCGAGGCGATCAAGGAGGTGCTGATGCGCCTGCCGCCCGACACGCCGGGCGTGGTCATCGCCCAGCACATTCCGGCCGGTTTCAGCACCGCCTTCGCCGAGCGCATGAACCGTCAGACCGGACTGGTGGTGAAAGAGGCCGCCGATGGCGATCGCATCATGCTGGGACATGCCTATATCGCGCCGGGCGACTACCATCTTCAGCTCGCCCGCGACGGCGCGCGCTATGTCTGTCGGCTCGACCGCAGCGAACCCGTCAATCGCCATCGGCCCAGTGTCGATGTGCTCTTCCGCTCGGTGGCCAAGACCGCCGGCACCAATGCCGCCGCCGCGCTCCTGACCGGCATGGGCGCCGATGGGGCTCAGGGACTCAAGGAACTGTACGATCTCGGCGTGCACACCATTGCCCAGGACGAGGCGACCAGTGTGGTCTGGGGGATGCCCGGCGAGGCGGTCAAGCGGGGCGGTGCCGTCGAGGTGCTGCCCCTGCGGGACATTGCCGCTGCCCTGCTCAAGGGGCTGACGGCCAAGCGCAAACATTGA
- a CDS encoding flagellar basal body-associated FliL family protein, which translates to MTSVQRKTAYLLALLLGLAPLTSLTAQASEEEAAASPYPGYMALEPPLIVNLAKPRSYLKLSLQFFIETQTDADLITLHMPRLRDRMISLLGGRDGEQIMTTEAREQLRIELLDSLRKTMMEQTGRPAISAVYFTDFIAQ; encoded by the coding sequence ATGACAAGCGTGCAGCGCAAGACAGCCTATCTACTCGCCCTGCTCCTCGGGCTCGCCCCCCTGACCAGCCTGACGGCGCAGGCGAGCGAGGAGGAGGCGGCGGCGTCACCCTACCCGGGATACATGGCGCTGGAACCACCGCTGATCGTCAATCTCGCCAAGCCGCGCAGTTACCTGAAGCTGAGCCTACAGTTCTTCATCGAGACACAGACGGACGCCGACCTGATCACCCTGCACATGCCGCGTCTGCGCGATCGCATGATCAGCCTGCTCGGCGGTCGGGACGGCGAGCAGATCATGACCACGGAGGCGCGTGAGCAATTGCGGATCGAATTGCTCGACAGCCTGCGCAAGACCATGATGGAGCAGACCGGACGGCCGGCGATCAGCGCGGTCTACTTCACGGATTTCATCGCCCAGTGA
- a CDS encoding methyl-accepting chemotaxis protein: MNAARIRVGTILETFRSHWPPLLFGLVALLQVLLWPGLVPAWVAVLLLAAIWPLWLVLGASGDATGHAARTSARYEGGRQESPDERAFWDLVVETDQLFAPLMDELRDSVRQARDLIGHAAGDLHASFNGLSDESRAQQRLVMNLISRTDQTGQTQGELIDVNDFLEANSELLAQNVERLIDMGKHSVHVANQIDDLSAQMAHIFEQLDGAKRIARQTNLLALNAAIEAARAGEAGRGFAVVAQEVRKLSQDASEFNDHIRQQVVQAQSVFAETREIVGRMASQDMNASISAKGSMDDMIEQVQSLNAQMAVGLDELNRIVDRLQSNVGAAVRLLQFEDIARQVLERAEVRIELMDRFVAELRRIPLGQVRSIDDIDQARIRLETLHADLVATAHRAVSQSSMDEGDIELF; encoded by the coding sequence ATGAATGCGGCACGGATTCGAGTCGGGACGATACTGGAGACCTTCAGGTCACATTGGCCGCCGTTGCTCTTCGGTCTGGTGGCGTTGCTTCAGGTGCTGCTGTGGCCGGGGCTGGTTCCGGCCTGGGTCGCGGTATTGCTGCTGGCGGCGATCTGGCCGCTGTGGCTCGTGCTGGGGGCGAGCGGTGACGCGACGGGCCACGCGGCCCGGACGTCCGCACGATACGAAGGCGGCCGTCAGGAGAGTCCGGACGAGCGTGCGTTCTGGGATCTGGTGGTCGAGACCGACCAGCTCTTCGCGCCGCTGATGGACGAGCTGCGCGACTCGGTCCGGCAGGCCAGGGATCTGATCGGCCACGCCGCCGGCGACCTCCACGCCAGTTTCAACGGCCTCTCGGACGAGTCCAGGGCGCAGCAGCGTCTGGTGATGAACCTGATCTCCAGAACCGATCAGACGGGGCAGACCCAGGGCGAGCTGATCGATGTCAACGACTTCCTCGAAGCCAACAGCGAACTGCTCGCCCAGAACGTCGAGCGCCTGATCGATATGGGCAAGCACAGCGTCCATGTGGCCAATCAGATCGATGACCTCTCGGCGCAGATGGCCCACATCTTCGAGCAGCTCGATGGCGCCAAGCGCATCGCCCGTCAGACCAACCTGCTTGCGCTCAATGCCGCCATCGAGGCGGCGCGCGCGGGCGAGGCCGGACGTGGATTTGCGGTGGTGGCGCAGGAAGTCCGCAAGCTCTCCCAGGACGCCTCCGAGTTCAACGATCATATCCGCCAGCAGGTCGTGCAGGCGCAGTCGGTCTTCGCCGAGACCCGCGAGATCGTCGGCCGCATGGCCTCGCAGGACATGAACGCCTCCATCAGTGCCAAGGGCTCGATGGACGACATGATCGAACAGGTCCAGTCACTCAACGCCCAGATGGCGGTGGGCCTCGACGAACTGAACCGGATCGTCGACCGGCTCCAGAGCAATGTCGGCGCGGCGGTGCGCTTGTTACAATTCGAGGACATCGCCCGTCAGGTGCTGGAGCGCGCCGAGGTGCGCATCGAACTCATGGATCGCTTCGTCGCCGAGTTGCGGCGCATTCCGCTCGGACAGGTCCGTTCGATCGACGATATCGATCAGGCCAGGATTCGACTGGAGACACTGCACGCCGATCTGGTGGCCACCGCCCATCGTGCCGTAAGCCAGAGCTCAATGGACGAAGGCGACATCGAGCTCTTTTGA
- a CDS encoding chemotaxis protein CheW → MNDERREGSAVATDSAREYLTFTLGDEEYGIDILKVQEIRGYDAVTKIANSPDFIKGVINMRGIIVPIIDMRLKFHLGQVEYNEFTVVIILNISGRIVGLVVDGVSDVIALRGDQIRPAPEFGSVLDTAYIDGLATLDERMIIMVDIERLMTSQEMGLVDQSHLAVA, encoded by the coding sequence ATGAACGACGAGCGCCGGGAGGGCAGCGCGGTCGCGACCGACAGCGCGCGTGAGTATCTGACCTTTACGCTGGGCGATGAGGAGTACGGCATCGACATCCTCAAGGTCCAGGAGATCCGCGGCTATGACGCCGTGACCAAGATCGCCAACTCGCCCGACTTCATCAAGGGCGTGATCAACATGCGCGGCATCATCGTGCCCATCATCGACATGCGTCTGAAGTTCCATCTCGGGCAGGTCGAGTACAACGAATTCACGGTGGTCATCATCCTCAACATCAGCGGACGCATCGTGGGACTGGTGGTCGACGGCGTCTCGGACGTCATCGCGCTGCGCGGCGATCAGATCCGGCCCGCACCCGAGTTCGGCTCGGTGCTGGACACGGCCTACATCGACGGTCTGGCCACGCTCGACGAGCGCATGATCATCATGGTCGACATCGAGAGGCTCATGACCAGCCAGGAGATGGGACTGGTCGACCAGTCCCATCTGGCCGTGGCCTGA
- the cheD gene encoding chemoreceptor glutamine deamidase CheD produces the protein MQHGFEEVLAPNLYYDRHFEMDAVKILPGEYYVSTREILMVTVLGSCVGACIRDRIRGIGGINHFMLPDDKRDENERFSRSMRYGDYAMEILINQLIKLGARRSNLEAKVFGGGNVLPGFKNHVVGERNAQFVIDYLTTEGIPVVAQDLLGNYPRKVYFFPTSGRVLVKKLRSMHNDTIIERELSYSETLRRAKVEGEVELFS, from the coding sequence ATGCAGCATGGATTCGAGGAAGTCCTGGCACCCAATCTCTACTACGACCGCCATTTCGAGATGGATGCGGTCAAGATCCTGCCGGGCGAGTACTATGTCTCGACACGCGAGATCCTGATGGTCACGGTGCTGGGTTCCTGTGTCGGAGCCTGTATCCGCGACCGGATCCGGGGCATCGGCGGCATCAATCATTTCATGCTGCCGGACGACAAGCGCGATGAGAACGAGCGCTTCAGTCGTTCGATGCGCTATGGCGACTATGCGATGGAAATCCTGATCAACCAATTGATCAAGCTCGGTGCGCGGCGCTCGAACCTGGAAGCCAAGGTCTTCGGCGGCGGCAATGTGCTGCCGGGTTTCAAGAACCATGTCGTCGGCGAACGCAACGCTCAGTTCGTGATCGATTATCTGACCACCGAGGGTATCCCCGTGGTCGCCCAGGATCTGCTGGGCAACTATCCGCGCAAGGTCTATTTCTTTCCGACCAGCGGTCGTGTCCTGGTCAAGAAACTGCGTAGCATGCACAACGACACCATCATCGAGCGCGAGCTCAGTTACAGTGAGACATTGCGTCGGGCGAAGGTCGAGGGCGAGGTGGAGCTGTTTTCATGA
- a CDS encoding methyl-accepting chemotaxis protein, which yields MLHRLKIRTKLLLLAGVPALVLVILTLIGVTRLTTEIQKVHHARNVAALVVALGEVAHELQKERGMSAGFLASRGVKFADRLPDQRTASDTEIAGLRAALAAVDLTRATPEYSRLLQASITGLDRIAVLRTRIDSLAARPPESFKTYSDTIADLLEVATRSGNELPDARIARLANAKSALLYLKERNGQERAILSGAFSAGQITAPNYEILLTLLSDQASFQRLTLAFATPEQRAAFESGLDHPSVRDVEQVEIMVRNLGVGTELIYPPELWFDQITAKIDRLREVEEGFSRDIAQAVNEQARRTHTTLTAFLLLTGLTLLATLWLGVLIVRGILRQMGGEPAFAVEVARAIADGVLDKDIPLRSGDRTSLLAAMQHMQRELHERIESERRLAAESRRIQSALDKASTNVMVIDDAERIIYMNAAMTRLLRESESDIRRDLPDFDAAALLGRPFATLQPQSATPAPLSDLSAERIEEIQLGGRLLRRVANPVLNEQGERLGSVVEWTDRTTEVGIERELSAVVEAAVHGDFSGRLDPKGKRGFFLHLSEGLNQLLGIVSSGLGDLARVMNAIAKGDLSQGITAEYEGTFGQLKSDTNATLAQLRDVVGRILESSAAINSAAQEISSGNLDLSSRTESQAGSLEQTASSMERFNTSVQRNAQNAQQANELSSMANQRIQRGGETVRSVVGTMNGIQESSRRIADIIGVIDSIAFQTNILALNAAVEAARAGEQGKGFAVVALEVRQLAQRSAQAAKEIKTLILDSMSKVDGGARLARQAGTEMEEVVESFHQVAALISEIANASLEQSTGIDQATQSITQIDAMTQQNAALVEQAAAATESLEDQARELAHAVSIFKLDEHTSLIEVSR from the coding sequence ATGCTCCATCGTCTCAAGATCAGAACCAAATTATTGCTGCTCGCCGGCGTTCCCGCTCTGGTGCTCGTCATCCTGACGCTGATCGGCGTCACGCGCCTGACGACCGAGATCCAGAAGGTCCACCATGCCCGAAACGTCGCCGCGCTGGTGGTGGCCTTGGGCGAGGTGGCCCATGAGCTACAGAAGGAACGGGGGATGTCGGCCGGCTTCCTCGCCAGCCGGGGCGTCAAGTTTGCCGACCGGCTGCCGGACCAGCGGACCGCCTCGGATACGGAGATCGCCGGTCTGCGCGCCGCACTCGCCGCCGTCGATCTGACACGGGCCACCCCCGAATACAGCCGTTTGCTGCAAGCGTCCATCACGGGGCTGGACCGGATCGCCGTGCTGCGCACGCGCATCGACTCACTCGCCGCGCGCCCGCCAGAGTCGTTCAAGACCTACAGCGACACCATCGCCGATCTCCTGGAAGTCGCCACCCGCTCCGGCAACGAACTGCCCGACGCCCGGATCGCACGCCTGGCCAATGCCAAGAGCGCCCTGCTCTACCTCAAGGAGCGTAACGGTCAGGAGCGGGCAATCCTCTCGGGTGCTTTCAGCGCCGGGCAGATCACCGCACCCAACTACGAGATTCTGCTGACGCTCCTGAGCGATCAGGCCAGCTTCCAGCGCCTGACCCTGGCCTTCGCCACGCCCGAGCAGCGCGCGGCGTTCGAGTCCGGTCTCGATCACCCGAGTGTACGGGATGTCGAACAGGTCGAGATCATGGTCCGCAACCTCGGGGTTGGAACCGAGCTGATCTACCCGCCCGAGCTCTGGTTCGACCAGATCACCGCCAAGATCGACCGGCTGCGCGAGGTCGAGGAAGGCTTCTCGCGTGACATCGCCCAGGCCGTGAACGAGCAGGCACGCCGGACGCATACAACACTCACAGCCTTCCTGCTCCTGACCGGACTGACGCTGCTGGCCACGCTCTGGCTCGGCGTGCTCATCGTGCGCGGCATCCTGCGCCAGATGGGCGGCGAACCGGCCTTCGCGGTCGAAGTCGCCCGCGCCATCGCCGACGGCGTGCTCGACAAGGACATCCCGCTGCGGTCCGGCGACAGGACCAGCCTGCTCGCGGCCATGCAACACATGCAACGGGAGCTGCACGAACGCATCGAGAGCGAGCGGCGGCTCGCTGCCGAGAGCCGGCGCATCCAGAGTGCACTGGACAAGGCGTCGACCAACGTCATGGTCATCGACGACGCCGAGCGCATCATCTACATGAATGCGGCCATGACCCGGCTGCTGCGCGAGTCCGAGTCCGACATTCGCCGCGATCTGCCGGACTTCGACGCCGCCGCTCTGCTCGGGCGCCCCTTTGCGACGCTCCAGCCCCAGTCGGCGACACCGGCCCCGCTATCCGACCTGAGCGCCGAGCGTATCGAGGAGATCCAGCTCGGCGGCCGGCTGTTGCGGCGCGTGGCCAATCCCGTGCTCAACGAACAGGGCGAGCGGCTCGGCTCAGTGGTCGAGTGGACCGACCGCACCACCGAAGTCGGTATCGAGCGCGAACTCTCGGCCGTCGTCGAGGCCGCCGTGCACGGCGACTTCAGCGGCCGCCTCGACCCCAAGGGCAAGCGCGGCTTCTTCCTCCATCTGAGCGAGGGACTCAATCAACTGCTCGGCATCGTCTCGTCCGGACTCGGGGATCTGGCGCGCGTCATGAACGCCATCGCCAAGGGCGATCTGAGCCAGGGCATCACGGCCGAGTACGAGGGCACCTTCGGTCAGTTGAAGTCCGACACCAATGCCACCCTGGCCCAACTGCGCGATGTCGTCGGCCGCATCCTGGAGTCCAGCGCCGCAATCAACAGCGCCGCGCAGGAGATCTCGTCCGGCAACCTGGATCTCTCCTCACGCACCGAGTCGCAGGCCGGCTCGCTGGAGCAGACCGCCAGCTCGATGGAGCGCTTCAACACCAGTGTCCAGCGCAATGCCCAGAACGCCCAGCAGGCCAACGAACTCTCGTCGATGGCCAATCAACGCATCCAGCGCGGCGGTGAAACGGTGCGCTCGGTGGTCGGAACCATGAACGGCATCCAGGAGTCGAGCCGGCGCATCGCCGACATCATCGGCGTGATCGACTCCATCGCCTTTCAGACCAACATCCTGGCACTCAACGCCGCCGTGGAGGCCGCGCGTGCCGGCGAGCAGGGCAAGGGCTTCGCCGTGGTCGCGCTGGAAGTGCGCCAACTGGCCCAGCGCAGCGCGCAGGCCGCCAAGGAGATCAAGACCCTGATACTGGACTCGATGAGCAAGGTCGATGGCGGTGCAAGACTGGCGCGACAGGCCGGCACCGAGATGGAGGAAGTGGTCGAGAGCTTCCATCAGGTCGCCGCCCTGATCTCCGAGATCGCCAATGCCAGTCTCGAACAGTCGACCGGAATCGATCAGGCGACGCAGTCGATCACGCAGATCGACGCCATGACCCAGCAGAACGCCGCCTTGGTCGAACAGGCCGCCGCCGCCACCGAGAGCCTTGAGGATCAGGCGCGCGAACTGGCGCACGCCGTCTCCATCTTCAAGCTCGACGAACACACATCACTCATAGAGGTCTCACGATGA
- a CDS encoding CheR family methyltransferase: protein MAERAAVSREREFHFTSRDFEQIRRLIYEHAGISLSPAKMDMVYSRIARRLRATGLTTFEEYLDFLDSNPDEWPHFTNSLTTNLTSFFRESHHFPVLAELALEARRQGRRPVRLWSSACSTGEEPYSMAMTLIEAFDSWTPPVRILATDLDTNVVRQAAEGIYAMDRVGKLPEAQLKRFFLRGKGARAGQARVRPEVRALIEFQPLNLLSEHWPIREPFEAIFCRNVMIYFDKPTQAKILSRFHPLLRPDGLLFVGHSESLAHVANLFRLRGKTVYAPVHTN, encoded by the coding sequence ATGGCAGAGCGCGCGGCGGTGAGCCGTGAGCGTGAGTTCCATTTCACGTCACGCGACTTCGAGCAGATCCGGCGTCTGATCTATGAGCACGCCGGCATTTCGCTCAGTCCGGCCAAGATGGACATGGTCTACAGCCGCATCGCCCGGCGTCTGCGCGCCACCGGCCTGACCACCTTCGAGGAGTATCTGGACTTCCTGGATTCCAATCCGGACGAGTGGCCGCACTTCACCAACTCGCTCACCACCAACCTGACCTCGTTCTTCCGTGAGTCGCATCATTTCCCCGTGCTGGCCGAACTCGCGCTGGAGGCCAGGCGCCAGGGCCGGCGTCCGGTCCGGCTCTGGTCTTCGGCCTGCTCGACCGGCGAGGAACCCTATTCGATGGCCATGACCCTGATCGAGGCGTTCGATTCCTGGACGCCGCCCGTCAGGATCCTGGCGACCGATCTGGACACCAACGTGGTGCGCCAGGCCGCCGAGGGCATCTATGCGATGGACCGGGTCGGGAAACTGCCCGAGGCCCAGCTCAAGCGTTTCTTCCTGCGCGGCAAGGGGGCGCGAGCCGGTCAGGCACGGGTACGGCCCGAGGTGCGCGCCCTGATCGAGTTCCAGCCGCTCAACCTGCTCAGCGAGCATTGGCCGATACGCGAACCCTTCGAGGCCATCTTCTGCCGCAATGTCATGATCTACTTCGATAAGCCGACACAGGCGAAGATCCTGTCGCGTTTCCACCCGCTGCTGCGTCCGGACGGATTACTCTTCGTCGGACACTCCGAGAGTCTGGCGCATGTGGCCAATCTCTTTCGTCTGCGGGGCAAGACGGTCTACGCTCCCGTGCACACAAACTGA